Genomic window (Musa acuminata AAA Group cultivar baxijiao chromosome BXJ1-9, Cavendish_Baxijiao_AAA, whole genome shotgun sequence):
GACATGCCCTTTTGTTTTTGATCTTGTAGAGAGTTCTACTGATTCTTTAATACTACAAAGATCTCCTGGCAGATTAGTTCCCCTTTATGCTTAACACTTGAGAACTTGTGCTTTAATATGTCTCCAAGTTCTTTGGAGTTTCCCTGTGCGCTTTTTTTATAGTCATCTTGATACGTTTGGacattattttttcttcattATTACTGGTCTTGTGCTCGACTAGGCATAATACTTCTTCAGAAGATGAACAACTGACAGTTTATTTTGTTTAGGCACCCTTCTTCCTACTCTTGCATTCGTGTGAATACTCTGAAATCTACAAGTGAGGCAGTTATAAGGAAGCTAATTGCCATTCTCAATGAGAAAAGGCTTGAAAATGCTGCTGAAGGAGATGAGGTACCAAAAGAAGGAAGTTTGTTGGATTCTTCTATCCGTAATGTGATTGACTCAAGGTTGCTTCAGGATAATGATACTCCTATTGGAACATCAGAAAGCCCTTCCATTTGTAAGTGTCCTTATCCTGGTCTTGATAATGTTGTGTTTGTTAAAGGTTCGGGACCACATATGCTTCAGTATGGTATTCAACCTTGCCAACCCATGAAAGAAGTAATTGTGAGTCGCAAATGTGCTGAGGCAGTTCTTCGTGGAGCACAGGTACTTTCTGAATATGGTTGCAGTGTTAGCAATGTGCTTGTTCTTGTCAATTAATAATTTGTCATATGTATTACTTGTTTAATTGCTTTCATTCTATCAGTGTTAAATCATGATGTTCATTGCATTAAAATGGTTTTTTACTCTTTCAAGAATTGTAACCACAATCTGCTTCATGTTCTTTATTACTTGTGATTCTGTTCCTCCTATATCTTGTTAGCTCTCTCCATTTCCTGTTGATTCTTCCTCTGGTATCTGTTCAACATGTGTAAGTTCTAATTCAACTTCGGTCGTGGTGGTCTGAGAAATTTATActttatttgaaaatttttacttgttttatatttgtatatttatacTTATTGGTCAAGCCAACTCTTTTAGCCAGCTTCAGCTACACTGCTAGGGTTTTTCAATGATCAGGGGTATTACTTGATTATTGGTGATGGTTTCTGATATTTAATTTCTACTCGATCTACATATGGGTACTTATTGGTTTGTTCTGTAGTTGAACTTTAAATGAGGAACTTGCAGGTGAAACTATTCTTGATGACATGCTTCACAAGCCAGTATGATATCCTATCCCCTTTTCCGAAGTTGTAACAAACTTGATCTTTCCCATCTGCCATCGTCATGTTTTTTTATTGTATCTCCTCATTGATCCAAAGACCTAGTGattcttttgcattctatctccATCTTTACTTTCTCCTCTAGTAAATTAATCTTTTTGTACAGATGGATTTACAGATATTCTTTGTACATAAATGAGCCACGTCAATTGATTTTTCTCTTGGATACTGTGATCAGTACCATCCTAATCACTAATTTCTCGAAATGCAGCTTTAGATATTCATCTGTGCCAAATTAACTTTTTGGAATTGTTGTTTTTTCACTGCCAATTCACGTATGATTTCACATGCATGTTAAGTAATTCCCATCGGCCACTCCATGTTTTAGTGTAGTTCTATGtactgttttttttttccttttcatattgGACAACAGATTCAATGTTTTAAAATTCTTTACCTTTGAATTTTCTAGGCCATCTTTACTGGATAGAACTTTGTCTTTTTCTCTTCAAGTTACTCATCTAGCGATCACTTCTTTGCTAAAACTGATTGCTGGTAATAATGTTATAATATGTTGGTGGGTTATGCAGCCTATGATAAATCTGTTTCAACTCAGATGTATTTTCCCTCGTGCTTTGCACATTTTAGATGTACTTAATGCTTACTCTAGTTCTGAAATTCCCATACTTGGCTGCAGCCCTCCTTTGTTTAAAGCATTTCAAAGTTTGTGATGGTTTGGAATCGAAATGTACTTTATAGGAAATTTATGAATTCAAGCAGTTGGAGTATAATGGTTTATCCACAGGTATATGTCCCTGGTGTTCTGGCTTGCAGTGCACATGTTGAAAAAGGGGATGTAATTGCAGTCTCAGTAGCTGTTGAGCAGCGTATGTCTGATGGTGGATGGGGTGTTGGTTTTACACGTGGTACTGTCCTACAAGGGTTGGAATCAGGTAAGCTCTATCTTTTGATAGTTTAAAGCAAAGCTTTAGATACTGGTCAAACCAGCATGTATTGGCTGGTATTTACTGGCCTGACCAAGTAGTAATGTTGAAATGTATAGCTTGATACTAGCAAAATGCCAttaatttgaattatttttattatttattaaatgataCCAGTGGTGCAAGCTAGATATGACCAGTACATCAATACCTTACCAATTTGATGGGTTGCTGAAACTGTGTTTGGACCAGTTTTAAAATCCTTGATTTGTTTATTTTGGAATTTAATAAATTACTTTTTAATCGTAAACTTATTCTTTAACATAATATGCTAAAAGCATATCTTTTGTTCAGTGCCCACATTCTTTTctttacatatagatgaagatgtCTCTAATTGTTAGTTATTTTCTAATGGACAATGTCAAAACACATTTTCCTTGTTCTACGtaacaacaaataaaaaaatctagGCGTCAGAGCTCTGTTAGTTATTCTGTGTTTGGGAGTGTTGCGGAAGTTGCCTATAGCTTCAGATGCATAATTGTGCCAAATTGTGGGCCCGCTTCATTCATCTAGAAATTGTCCCATGTTATTATTATCATTCTtggttttttgaaaaaaaaatcttggTTTGACAGGCCATATGTAATTATGAGGCATCATGGAAAATCGAGATGCAGTTTGATCAGCCTTTTCTTGCCATAACCAATCAGAAATAAGACCTCAGTGGGCTCAGGATATAGGGTCTGAACTTAGTATTTTGTTTGACCGAATCAATCGTAGACACTTGTTTGTCATCAATGTTTCCAAAGCAACAACAATGTTGCTAAGTGCATGCCAAATCCATTTCTTATTTTAAGGAAAGAAAGATTTTTTACTTGGTTCTCTTGTTGGTCTGATCTTAGCATCCGAATAATACTTATAGATTGAACTTTAGAAATAATTGCAAATATTCTCTTTGTTAGGACATCCTTTTTGTCTTATCTTCTTGTTTTATTGGCTTTAATGATAATATGCATTATGCAAGCCAAGAGCCAAGACTCTATAAAGCGCTTTGATGCTATtgttttgtttctgattaattgtcTTGGCTCTAATGAAGGATAACAGCAAACTAAATTTAACACTTGGTCAGGGGTACATAATTTTGTAGGCTTCCTTTTCTCCTGGGAAAATAGTTCTTTCAGCAAATCTGGAACTTGCTCCAGGGATTGACTTGAACTGGAGACCTAATAAATTTTAGTGAACTTCATTATGCacttgttgattttctctttctAATGGTTTAGGCTTGTAATTTTACTGTTTTTAGTTGTATTTTTCTTCAAGATGCCATTAATGCTTCAAATCGACTCTAATTCAttgccaataaaaatatgatagatCCCCATTATCATGAAAGAAATGGCCTGTATATTGGTCAAGGTACTACTTCATTGTCAAGGGCTTCTATGTTCCGTGTTTCTGAAGGGATTGCTGTGGAGATGACTAACAGGGTATACAAGCTTCCATCCTTTTATGGTATGCATTCACAGTGATGAAACTTTTGTATAATGTTTCTTTAGCAGCTAACTTTCTTATCTTCTAAGCTTATGTCATTTAGCATTTTATCAGAATATTGGATTTCATCTGGCAGTCTTTCTACATGATCAAAAACTTAAAATTTCCCTATCCAGCAGTAAATATAACTGCTCATATCTGAAGCACAATTTTTTGACTTAACTGCCTATGTATGAAGCATAAATTTTTTAGTGACTTTGATTGTCTATCTCTCTTGCTAGATGTACTTGAGGGCGAAATCTTTCTTCAAAACTTGCCCAGCATCGTTACAGCTTATGTCCTAGGTATGAATAATGTCAAGTTTGTCAATGCTTcctctttgctttttttttttgtgtgttaaTTTcgcatttttataattattttagttTTTACTAACATATTTTgtgttgttgatttttttttcctagaTAATTTTCTTCAAGTGCATATACTGGGTTGACTGCATTTCTCTAAATAAGCATTTCACTgtgaagatatattatattaagtatCTATTACTGGCTGAAGATAGCGTAATCAAAATAGAAATATAGTTCCTTATTAAAATAGTAATTTGTCTCTTAGATATTATTAAGTTTCATGCAATATCTTATGTATGGATGATGTTTCTTTTTAAAGCTACCCGatggtttatttatttatttgtgtaACCTTTATCTGTTTGATGCATTATAGTACGTATTGGAATGATTGTTATAACTTGGTTGGTTTTCTAAAAAATTGCAGATGAAATATGTACAAAAATAATCTGTTTTGCTGCAATCAATTTTGAAATTTTCATTTCCTATGGAGTTAAGTGTTTGCATATGTTACCTATGGATTTCTTAATGGTGCCGAAATAAATTAAAGTAGCAATTTTTCATTCTTTTTGGAAGGAGTCATGATAGCCAGATGGCAACAGTATATTATGAGTTACTTCAAATTATTTATGTTTATGGTTCAACACATTGTCTCTGGTTATTACATATTTACTATATTTTGTATTTTATGATATTTCTTATAGTGCCTGTGTTGTTGGATACCTTAATTCTAAGTCTTCTGAGATAATGTTTCTGTTTCTTAGATCCCAGAGAAGGTGAAAGAATTTTGGATATGTGTGCTGCTCCTGGAGGGAAAACGACTGCGATTGCAATTCTTATGAGGGACAACGGAGAGGTTGTTGCTACTGATAGATCTCATAATAAGGTAAAATCtgttttttttaattcttgaacCATTAACTATTGATTTCAGTTTAGACCATGTCTAGTAGCAACCTGGTACTGTAGATAAGCCTGCATTGGAACCATTCACAAAAGGGTTTATATTCGAGTTCATGAACTTAGTTCAGTGGCAACTTGGCcatcatagattagatcatagaaACACGTATGTGGACACCAAAATCTAAATCTCTTGGACCCTGCAGTGCCGGGGTCCTCGTGCCCTTGCTGCTCCTTAGAGGTTTTTTCTTTAATCTGTTGCATAAGGGAGGACATTGGGTTCGAGTCATGAAAATGGAAACTCTTCTCTATATTTAGATGTAAGACTCCAAACATTAACCCTCCTCAGACCCATAATGGTGGGACCCACATGGACTGATTAtgccttctttttttgttttgtaaGGGAGTAAGTGAGTAATTGAGTAACTATTGTGTGTTGTGACATCTTGTTGGTTAACTTGCCATATAACTCCTTTCGTAGCATATATGGAGGTTACCAAGATGTTAAAAAATATAGGTTAGAAGAGGCCTGGCTCCCAATCCAGGGGCCTCATAAGACTATATTTGGTTGCTATATTGGTTGGAACCAAGCCCTAATAAAGGGTCAAAGGTGACTCTTCTTCTAGAGATGCCTTTGGGGTCTATTCTGAACCGTGCAGGGCCCAATCAGACAATTCCTTGTGGTTCAAGGAGCTCACACCAATGATAGCTAGCATGGACCTTATTACTTATGATTATTGGCTAGGATCTGCCAATGATTTTAATGGAACAATCTGTGTTTGTTTGACAGCCAACATGAGGATATAACTGAGCTATATTTGTTATATACTAGAACTGATTGACCTATCAACAGAGTTCCAAATGGGCAGATTTTTACCTCCATTAGATGATAGTGTAAGGATGACTGCCGTACATCATTGCATATCATGTATTTTATGGTACCTGTTGATTTCGTAAGCTAACCTTTCCTTGTATCCTCTCTTTCGATATATTTGTAATCAATAGTATCTCCAAGCATAACATGCATATATTGCTTTCAGGTAATGGATGTTTTGAAATTGGCTGCTGAGATGGATTTAACTTGTATAAAGGCATATAAGCTAGATGCACTTAAATCTGTGCAAAGGACTAATGGAATGTTGTATTCTGAGAAAACAGATTCCAACAATGATGAACCAGACATTGCAGCAGTAAATTCATGCTTATCTAGTTTTTCTACAGATGTTAAGATCAACATTGAGATGGAAAAATGCAGCATCAATGCTACACCATCAGAAACAGGTAAAAACTATCAAACACGTAAGGCATAGGAGCTTGTTCTTTTGTTTTCCAACATGTGCACAAGTCATCAGCTATATGCATGGAGAATTATTCATTGTTCATGATTGTGGTCTAAGAAAGAGCTACTTGTGTTATTTATTGATCTTTAATGTAAATATCTTCTGAATGATTTTATATACCAAGGAAAACACAATCTGGTTTTAGATGTGAAAAATCTAAAGGGCAAACAATGAGGAAAATACTTACCTTTTGAGCATCGTATCATCTTCTCTGGCATTTGGATATCCTCTTTAGCCTGTTTACTGGTGATATCTGCCCAGAGGACAGACTGTATATTCCTCCATGTGTTATCTTGGTTGTTGTGTATGCTTCTTGCTTGCTAAACACCCTTAGTGTGAACTTGCTCTTAAATTGTTCAGTTGGTGAGCTGGATTGCTTTGGAATCACACAAGAAATGCAACACTGTTTCTTGCTGATGTGACTCGTGTTCTGTGCATGCAGGTAATAATCATGGTTCATAATTTCGTAACGTACCGGCGTattgagctttgctcggtacggtatggtacgagcataccgagcggtacatagggcataccgctcgatacgtatatatataatataaaaattaatatataaaaaatataaaaataatataaaaaaataaagaaagaggCGTTTGTTGCCTCGGCAACGTTGCCTCGGCAAcgttgcctccttttcttctcgttgcatcagacgaggagaagaacacggtcttctcctcatctgcgacGTTCGGTGAAGACATCAAAGGCCGCAGACGTCTCCAGCCTTCGGCCAAGAACGTAGCGAAGAAGAAGTCGAGCTGTTGCATCTTTGTTATCTTCTGGATCGGGATTGTTGAGGGAGGGCGGCGCCGGATACCACCCGGTATCCCTCTTCTCCCTtgacgcttcttcttccctcaccGTAGCCAGGCTgataccacccggtagcgggcAGCGACGGTAGAAATCGACTTTTACCGACCTatttcgggcggtaacggtcgaatttTCGACCGTTACTGCCCGATACAGCCCCGTATCGTCTGATACAGGGCTAGATCAACGGTACCGCTCAATACGGGCGGTATCATTGGGTATTGTAGTCCTTGGTAATAATAGGTGGA
Coding sequences:
- the LOC135582173 gene encoding rRNA (cytosine-C(5))-methyltransferase NOP2C-like isoform X1, encoding MKKARAASSPLLLRRRNLTSAAPSLQMDSPSSFSLPPPERYIYNPTLRWNPEVEEYFNAAYGADHFPRISKSLTHPSSYSCIRVNTLKSTSEAVIRKLIAILNEKRLENAAEGDEVPKEGSLLDSSIRNVIDSRLLQDNDTPIGTSESPSICKCPYPGLDNVVFVKGSGPHMLQYGIQPCQPMKEVIVSRKCAEAVLRGAQVYVPGVLACSAHVEKGDVIAVSVAVEQRMSDGGWGVGFTRGTVLQGLESDPHYHERNGLYIGQGTTSLSRASMFRVSEGIAVEMTNRVYKLPSFYDVLEGEIFLQNLPSIVTAYVLDPREGERILDMCAAPGGKTTAIAILMRDNGEVVATDRSHNKVMDVLKLAAEMDLTCIKAYKLDALKSVQRTNGMLYSEKTDSNNDEPDIAAVNSCLSSFSTDVKINIEMEKCSINATPSETVSNGKTDGRHLSNAAKRKNAPRQRNGPGRNQSLGGRVETSKGFMPNSFDRVLLDAPCSALGLRPRLFAGEETMESLRNHGKYQRRMFDQAVQLVRPGGVIVYSTCTINPGENEALVRYALDKYKFLSLASQHPKIGGPGIVGRCDLFGGKYVEEWLTENESELVQRFDPSSSLDTIGFFIAKFVVGEKDF
- the LOC135582173 gene encoding rRNA (cytosine-C(5))-methyltransferase NOP2C-like isoform X2, which produces MKKARAASSPLLLRRRNLTSAAPSLQMDSPSSFSLPPPERYIYNPTLRWNPEVEEYFNAAYGADHFPRISKSLTHPSSYSCIRVNTLKSTSEAVIRKLIAILNEKRLENAAEGDEDNDTPIGTSESPSICKCPYPGLDNVVFVKGSGPHMLQYGIQPCQPMKEVIVSRKCAEAVLRGAQVYVPGVLACSAHVEKGDVIAVSVAVEQRMSDGGWGVGFTRGTVLQGLESDPHYHERNGLYIGQGTTSLSRASMFRVSEGIAVEMTNRVYKLPSFYDVLEGEIFLQNLPSIVTAYVLDPREGERILDMCAAPGGKTTAIAILMRDNGEVVATDRSHNKVMDVLKLAAEMDLTCIKAYKLDALKSVQRTNGMLYSEKTDSNNDEPDIAAVNSCLSSFSTDVKINIEMEKCSINATPSETVSNGKTDGRHLSNAAKRKNAPRQRNGPGRNQSLGGRVETSKGFMPNSFDRVLLDAPCSALGLRPRLFAGEETMESLRNHGKYQRRMFDQAVQLVRPGGVIVYSTCTINPGENEALVRYALDKYKFLSLASQHPKIGGPGIVGRCDLFGGKYVEEWLTENESELVQRFDPSSSLDTIGFFIAKFVVGEKDF